The stretch of DNA TGGCGTTGATCTTACGGTTATCCGTTGGATGCTCTCGATGACGCCTGCGGAACGGTTGGAGACTCTTCAGAATCACATCAGTTCTGTCATGAGAATTCGTGTGAAATAGGGACGGACCCTCTTGATACTGCATTTAATACCCACCATGAGATGATCCGTGATTAAATAAGGGCAAACCCCCGGCTCTGCCGGAGGACTCTTAGAGTTTGGCCATTCCGGGAGTATGCAGTTAACCGAAATGCTTTACCCCTAACTCCCCCTTGCCCACGTCAGAGGGATAACTCCCCCCGACCCCCTCTTAAATAAGAGGGGGAGACCCCCTTGTAGTAAGGGGAGGAGAGGAGGGGTTAAGGGAGGGTGTTTTTAACTGTCTGCGAATAGGCCCCTTTGAGGGGGCCGGCAAACGTCAAGCCTCAGGCTTTGCCGGAGGTTGATGACTTCTATGGGATTGGGCCTGGATTAGGAGATGATCTCGATGAAGACCTTGACGAGTTCGGGGTCAAACTGTTTGCCCGCGTTTTCCCTGAGTTCTTTGACGGCGTCCTCTTTGGATCTGCGCTGACGGTAGGGGCGGTCGGAGCACATGGCCTGGTAGGCCTCCACGATGGAGAGGATCCTTGCCATGAGAGGAATCTTTTCACCCTTGATGCCGTCGGGATACCCTTTCCCGTCGTAGCGTTCGTGATGGTACAGGATCGCGGGGATGATGCTCTCCAGGTGTTTCGCCTTCTGCAGGATCATCTCAGCCAGATGCGGATGGCCCTGGATGATCTTTCTTTCCTCATCGGTCAAGGGCCCGGGCTTGTTCAGGATCTCATCGGGGATGCTCACGGTCCCGATATCGTGAAGGATGCTCGCGAGGTGTATGCTTTCAATATCGGTGTTGGAGAGTTTCAATGCCTTGGCCAGGGCCACGGCATAATGGGTCACTTCGTCGGTATGGCCTCGGGTAAAGAGATTTTTGGCGTCCACAGCCGCAGCCAGGTCCCGCATGACCTTGACCTTGGCGTCTTTTAAGATGTCCTCGATGTGCTCTTCCTTACTTTCGATGAAGGCCTTGAGGGTTTCATCGTAACGCCGGATTCGGTTTCTCCCCTCGCGTTTTGCAAAATAGAGGGCTTGGTCGCTTTTGGTGATCAGTTCCTCACGGCTCACGGCGTCTCCGGGGAAGGTGGATATCCCGATGCTGACCGTGATCAGGAAGTCTTCGTTGCCCAGGGTTTTCCCGTAGGATTTTTCGAAGATCTTTCCCCGTATCCGTTCAGCGACGATCTGTGCGGGGTCATAAGGGGTTTCAGGAAGGATCACGACGAACTCCTCACCGCCGTAGCGGGCAGGGATGTCAATGTCCCGGATCGATTCCCGGATCGTTGAGGCCACCCCCTGCAGGATCTTGTCTCCTACCGGATGCCCATGGCGGTCATTGAAGGTCTTGAAGTGGTCTATGTCGATCATGAGTAAGGAGAAGGTGCGTTTGTACCGCTCAGACCGCCGCACTTCCGCTTGCAGCCTGGACTGGAACTCACGGTGGTTGAAGAGTCCGGTCAGACCGTCCGTGATGGCCAGCCTCTTGTTATGTTCGTGGAGCCGGGCGTTTTCGATGGAAAGGGCGGCCTGGAATCCATAGGTGATCAGGAGATCCTCATCCTCCTTGTCAAAGAACGGGCCGTTTACTTTGTTGATCAGGATGAGAATCCCGATGGATGCCTGCTGGTGGATGATGGGAACCGCAAGAAGGCTTCGAACGTGAGGCAGAGAAAAGGGGAGGTCAATGGTTTTTGCCTCAAGGTCTTTGGTTTGGAGGTTCAGCACTTTCTGCGAGGTCATCATATCTGAAAAGATGCCTGAGATCCGGGGCCGGATCGCTATGGAATGGCGCTCCGGGCTTTCTGAGATATAGGTCTGTTCTATTTGACTGGATTCCGGCGCCGGCAGGATCAGGAGCGCCGCTTCCGAGCGCAGCAGGAAGAGCGCATGATCGGCCAGTTTCTGAAACAGGGATTTCATGTCGGGCTCCGATGCGAGCGAGACCGCGGCTTCATTCAGAATATTCAACTGGCGGATCTTCCGTTCCCTCTGCTCATAAAGAACCGCATTAGCGGCGGACGTGGCCGCATAGTTGGCGATGATCTGCATGACCTGCATCCGGTTCTCCGGGCATGGGCCCTCCTCGTGATCGAAAAAATAAAGGAGTCCGATCATGATTCCGTTGTGAATGAGAGAGAAACAAAAGCCTGTGCGGAAGGCGTCTTCAACGCCCGCCGGGAGGCGGTCTATCCGGCAGAACCCCTCTCTCGATGCCGTGTCCCTGAGAGGTCCCATGGAAAGGGGAGCGATGTGGCCGGTGAGCCCCCGGCTGATTCCGTGGGCATGGACCTCCGGGGCTTCCTCCTTCTCGTTGAACAGGGCAAGGCACGCGCCTTTCGAACCGGAGATCTCGGCGCCTCTTAAGAGGATGATCTGGATCACCTGGGATTTCTGAAGCGCGGAGTTGAGCTCCTGTGCCAAACGGGTGAGTTCAGTAAACTGTTCCGGGGTGATGGAATCAACCTTGAACATGAGCCGCCTCTAAAAAAAAGGATTGCCTGGATCGGGCCAAGAAAATCAAACGTCTGGAACCGTTATGGATATTATAAAATTGAATTGAAGGATCTGTCAATAAATATGCTTAATATGGCCGCCTGATTCCGAAGATCAAAAGGCGGCCCCGCGTACGATCAGGACCGCGTTGGCGCCGCCGAAGGCGAAAGAGGAGGAGAGGACCGTCGTTATCCTTGCCCGTTGCGGCTCGCCGCAAACAAAGTTCAAACCGCACTCCGGGTCCGGGTGTTCGAGATTTAGGATAGGAGGGATGATCCCTGTGTTGGCACTCAGGATGGAGGCAATGGCTTCCAAAGCTCCGCTGGCGCCGAGCATATGTCCGGTCATGGACTTGATGGCGCAGGCCGGGATCACCGCAGACCGAGGGCCCAGGGCAGAGTTGAGCGCCAATGCCTCGATCCGGTCATTCAGTCGGGTTCCGGTGCCGTGGGTATTGATCAGATCGATCTCATTCGGCCCGATCCCGGCATCCCTCATGGCCAGCCGCAGGGCCCGGATCATCCCGTCTCCCCTCGGGTCGGGGGCCGTCATGTGGCAGGCATCGGATGACAGGCCGAACCCAAGGATCTCGCCTAAGATCTTGACCCCGCGCGATTCAGCATGTTCCCATGTTTCGAGGATCAGGATTCCAGCCCCCTCACTGATCACAAATCCGTCCCGGTCCCTGTCAAACGGCCGGCAGGCCTTCTCCGGCTCTTGATTTCTCCGGGAGAGGGCGCGCGCCCTGGCAAATCCGCCGATGATCATGGAGGTGATGGGCGCTTCCGAACCTCCGCTGATGATGAGGTCCGCGTCTCCGGACCGGAGGATTCTGACCGCTTCCCCGATGGCATGGGCGCCGGAGGCGCAGGCCGTGGATACGGCAAGGCTCGGACCGAGAAGCTGATGCTGCATGGAGATCATGGCAGGGGCCTGGTTGATCAGCGATGAGACCGTAAGATGAGGGGAAAGTCCCTGAAATCCCTTTCGGGCATACGAGGCCATGCCGGCTTCCAGGGTCGTGATCCCCCCCCTGCTGGAGCCGATGACCACGCCGGCCCGTGTCCGGTCCCACCCGGAGCGGTCGAGTCCGGCCTGAGAGAACGCCTCGGAACACGCGGTAAGGGCGTATAAGACAAAGGGGTCGAGGCGGCGAAGAAGCTTTTTAGGATATGGGTCTTTGGGGAGATCCCGGATTTCTCCGGCAATCCGGCAGGGGAGGTTTGAAGCATCGAAACGGGTGATGGGGCCGATGCCGGACCGGCCTCGGACCAGGCCCTGCCAGGTCTCCTCCATGGAATTTCCCAGGGGAGTCACAGCCCCCATGCCGGTGACCGCAATCCTTGTATGCATCCTAATCCTTGGGTTTCAAAGGTTTTATTCTCATGCAGCCGGACACGGCCCTTCATACTAAAGGATTTCAGGTTGTTAGTCAACATAATTCCTGTCTGTGGTTGACAATCCACTTGAAAAGCATTTTAAAATCAGATCATAGCGATCCTATCTCGCCTGTTATTAAAAAATAAAAAAAGTTCTGAATATATTTGACTTGCCGGCGTCTTTGATATATAAAAATGCATCTATAAACATATCTTAAATTCATCAAGGAAGGAGGTGATACATCAATGAAAAAATGGACTATAATGATGGTGGCAGCTCTCTTTGTTATTGTTTCAGCGGGCATGGTTTCCGCCGCAGACTATGTGGGTGTGGCGAAATGCAAGATGTGCCACATGAAGCAGTTCAAGAGTTGGGAGCAGACCAAGATGGCCAAGGCATTGGACAGTTTGAAGCCGGGTGCGGCCGCAGAGGCCAAGACGGCTGCCAAGCTTGATCCGGAAAAGGACTACACCACGGATGCTGCCTGTCTGGGATGCCACACGGTGAACGGCAAGGCAGATATGCCTGGCGTTCAGTGCGAGTCCTGCCACGGTGCAGGGTCGGATTACATGAAGGTGATGATGACCAACCGGGACTACAAGCTGGACGAGATCAA from Nitrospirae bacterium CG2_30_53_67 encodes:
- a CDS encoding beta-ketoacyl-[acyl-carrier-protein] synthase II gives rise to the protein MHTRIAVTGMGAVTPLGNSMEETWQGLVRGRSGIGPITRFDASNLPCRIAGEIRDLPKDPYPKKLLRRLDPFVLYALTACSEAFSQAGLDRSGWDRTRAGVVIGSSRGGITTLEAGMASYARKGFQGLSPHLTVSSLINQAPAMISMQHQLLGPSLAVSTACASGAHAIGEAVRILRSGDADLIISGGSEAPITSMIIGGFARARALSRRNQEPEKACRPFDRDRDGFVISEGAGILILETWEHAESRGVKILGEILGFGLSSDACHMTAPDPRGDGMIRALRLAMRDAGIGPNEIDLINTHGTGTRLNDRIEALALNSALGPRSAVIPACAIKSMTGHMLGASGALEAIASILSANTGIIPPILNLEHPDPECGLNFVCGEPQRARITTVLSSSFAFGGANAVLIVRGAAF